One genomic segment of Bradyrhizobium diazoefficiens includes these proteins:
- a CDS encoding FAD-binding protein, producing MDTLRVRDAKDVEEVVRAAIANEQPLEIIGHGSKRSIGHTMATNAVLDISALNAVTSYEPNELIVTLQAGAPLADVLSLIDAKNQQFAFEPVNTAPLLGTPALGTIGGMIAAGLAGPRRIRAGGARDHLLGAHAVSGFGDSFKTGGKVVKNVTGYDLCKLLAGSWGTLSVMTEVTLKVMPKPEAERTLLLRGLDDAAANKAMTAALGSPYDVSAAAHLPKSALRARTEGLGDIAGQGEALTLLRLEGITASAAHRAGSLRELLAPFGTATLIEDAASAALWAAIRDVLPFAANGALGAWPVWRIVCPPASGAALGTQLARETGGDVIYDWGGGLIWAALPPKADAHAPIVRQRVDALGGHATLIRAAEDVRRAVDVFHPQAPGIAALSERVRASFDPKTILNRGRLKRGAAA from the coding sequence GTGGACACGCTCAGGGTCAGAGACGCCAAAGACGTCGAAGAGGTGGTGCGCGCGGCGATTGCCAATGAGCAGCCGCTCGAGATCATCGGTCATGGCAGCAAGCGCAGCATTGGGCACACGATGGCGACCAACGCCGTGCTCGATATTTCCGCGCTCAATGCCGTCACGTCCTACGAGCCGAACGAGCTGATCGTCACGCTCCAGGCCGGCGCGCCGCTCGCCGACGTACTGTCGCTGATCGATGCCAAAAACCAGCAATTCGCCTTCGAGCCTGTCAACACCGCGCCGCTGCTCGGCACGCCCGCTCTCGGCACCATCGGCGGCATGATCGCGGCCGGCCTCGCGGGGCCGCGGCGGATCAGGGCGGGCGGCGCGCGCGACCATCTGCTCGGCGCGCATGCCGTCTCCGGTTTCGGCGACAGCTTCAAGACCGGCGGCAAGGTGGTGAAGAACGTCACCGGCTACGACCTCTGCAAGCTCTTGGCGGGATCCTGGGGCACGCTGTCGGTGATGACCGAAGTGACGCTGAAGGTGATGCCCAAGCCCGAAGCCGAGCGCACACTGCTGCTGCGCGGGTTGGACGATGCCGCCGCCAACAAGGCGATGACCGCGGCGCTCGGCTCGCCTTACGATGTGTCCGCTGCTGCGCATCTGCCGAAATCGGCGCTCCGTGCCAGGACCGAAGGGCTGGGCGATATCGCCGGCCAGGGCGAGGCGCTGACGTTGCTGCGGCTCGAAGGCATCACGGCCTCCGCTGCCCACCGTGCCGGCTCGCTGCGCGAATTGCTGGCGCCGTTCGGAACCGCGACGCTGATCGAGGATGCGGCATCCGCCGCGCTGTGGGCCGCGATCCGTGACGTGCTGCCGTTCGCGGCCAACGGTGCGCTCGGCGCCTGGCCGGTGTGGCGGATCGTCTGCCCGCCGGCGTCGGGCGCGGCGCTCGGCACGCAATTGGCCCGCGAGACCGGCGGCGACGTGATCTATGATTGGGGCGGCGGCCTGATCTGGGCCGCGCTGCCGCCGAAGGCCGATGCGCATGCGCCAATCGTGCGCCAGCGCGTGGATGCCCTTGGTGGACACGCCACGCTGATCCGGGCGGCCGAAGATGTCAGGCGCGCTGTCGACGTGTTCCATCCGCAGGCGCCGGGCATTGCCGCATTGAGCGAACGGGTCCGCGCCAGCTTCGATCCGAAGACCATCTTGAACCGGGGACGCCTGAAGCGGGGCGCTGCGGCATGA